In Pannonibacter sp. XCT-53, the sequence CACCACCAGCCCGATGCGCCCTTCCCCGGTCAGCCGCGCCAGCGCCCGGTGCGCCGCGTTCGGCGCCGCCGCCGTGAACTCGGCGTGAAACTGGAAGCGGCGGCGCCAGTCTTCCAGCCGCGCCGCCTTGTCTGTCACGAAGGCCTGGTATTGAATGGGGGCGTGGGTGGACCATATGCCTCCCGGCGACCGGTAATCGGGAATGCCCGACTCCGTGGACAGGCCCGCACCGGTCAGCACCACCACGCGCCCGTTCAGGGCAAACAGGTCGGCCAGCATGGCGCTGGCTTCCTTCACATCCTCGATTCGCCCCGCGCCGGATCGGCTTGTCATGGGTCTGCGGCCCTGTCCGTCTGTCGATGGGGCAGTTTCCGCCGTCCTGGCCCGACGATGCAAGCCCCGGCGCCAGCCCGGAAAGACAAGATGCGCTATCTGCACACGATGGTCCGCGTGACCAATGTCGATGAATCGCTTGATTTCTATTGCAACAAGATGGGCATGACCGAAGTGCGCCGCATGGAGCACCAGGCAGGCCGCTTCACGCTGATCTTCCTTGCGGCCCGCGAGGACGTCGAGAGCGGCCGCGCCCACGCCGCACCGCTGCTGGAGCTCACCTACAACTGGGATCCGGAGACCTACACCGGTGGCCGCAACTTCGGCCACCTCGCCTATGAGGTCGACGACATCTATGCCTTCTGCGCCGACCTGATGGCCAAGGGCGTGACCATCAACCGCCCGCCGCGCGACGGTCGCATGGCCTTCGTGAAGTCCCCGGACGGCATCTCCATCGAGCTGC encodes:
- a CDS encoding VOC family protein produces the protein MRYLHTMVRVTNVDESLDFYCNKMGMTEVRRMEHQAGRFTLIFLAAREDVESGRAHAAPLLELTYNWDPETYTGGRNFGHLAYEVDDIYAFCADLMAKGVTINRPPRDGRMAFVKSPDGISIELLQKGEAKAPAEPWASMPNTGTW